A window from Pyrococcus kukulkanii encodes these proteins:
- a CDS encoding type I restriction endonuclease, protein MKDIIARILSLSKLNLYRANEEATKQHLILPLLQSLGWDVFSPDEVVPEVNTGGRGRVDYALYIDSTPVAYIEAKSLGVDVLRDRNALTQLGHYCFVDGVGVGILTNGIQWVAISAFEVGKRIDDRTKIRIDLRVAKIDEIIERLSWFSKDKIRDIPKIEGIIEVVNRRENLRKEEYSYPPSSEYRTIYVTGTKVDTPDAPTINELIHVDLRGRKPTSLYVKIGNKWWKIEIVGGENWRRPPKIAWSTILPAVVVFLLEHGYTPEDVRIPSKVDYLDRLTRSLAKVQVYNDFGTIMPSDGNATLRLLQEIKRKTGVDIAIEID, encoded by the coding sequence GTGAAGGACATCATTGCCAGGATTTTATCCCTCTCCAAGCTAAACTTATATCGAGCTAACGAAGAGGCGACCAAACAGCATCTAATCCTTCCGCTATTGCAGAGTTTAGGCTGGGATGTATTCAGTCCAGATGAAGTTGTGCCAGAGGTAAACACGGGAGGAAGAGGGAGGGTAGACTACGCACTTTACATAGACTCAACACCAGTTGCTTACATTGAGGCTAAAAGTTTGGGAGTGGATGTGTTGAGGGACAGAAACGCCCTTACTCAACTCGGTCACTACTGCTTTGTTGATGGAGTTGGTGTTGGAATTCTCACTAATGGTATCCAATGGGTGGCAATTAGTGCCTTTGAGGTGGGGAAGAGAATAGATGACAGGACAAAGATCAGAATTGACCTAAGGGTGGCTAAGATAGACGAGATCATTGAGAGACTTTCATGGTTTTCTAAGGACAAAATCAGAGACATTCCCAAAATAGAGGGTATTATAGAGGTAGTTAATAGGAGGGAAAACTTGAGAAAGGAGGAATACAGTTATCCACCTTCTTCCGAATATAGAACGATATACGTCACAGGTACAAAAGTTGATACCCCAGATGCACCAACCATTAACGAGTTAATACACGTTGATTTAAGGGGAAGGAAGCCAACTAGTCTATACGTCAAAATCGGGAACAAATGGTGGAAAATAGAAATAGTAGGAGGAGAGAATTGGAGAAGACCACCAAAGATAGCATGGAGCACCATACTTCCCGCCGTAGTTGTGTTTCTCTTGGAGCATGGATACACCCCAGAGGACGTAAGGATACCATCGAAAGTCGATTACCTAGACAGGCTGACGAGGAGCTTAGCCAAGGTTCAGGTATACAATGATTTTGGCACTATAATGCCAAGTGACGGGAACGCCACCCTAAGGTTACTTCAAGAGATAAAGAGAAAAACAGGAGTTGATATAGCGATAGAGATAGATTAG